The following is a genomic window from Candidatus Binatia bacterium.
CAAAACAATACCGGACCGACATTGTCGTCGCCGGCACGACGACAATGATCGAGGGGCTGGTGCCGGTCAACGCCATCGTTCCGCTTGAGCCGTTTCTCGTCGGCCCGGAGAGCCGCGATCCGTCGAAATGGCGAGCGGGAAAATTCCATTTTTCGGATGACGCGGGGAAGTACAATTTATTCTACGGCACGCGGGTCCAGGTCGCGTTTGTCTACAACAAAGACACGGTGTCTCCGGGCAAGATCAAGTCGTGGAGGGATCTGCTCAATCCCGAATGGAAAGGCAAGATCGCCATGCTCGATCCGCGCCGGGCGGGCGCCGGGCTGGATCTCTCGACGTTCTGGTACACCAACGAGAAGCTCGGGCTGGGCAAGAGTTTCATGAAGCAGCTTTTTACGGCGCAGGAAATCTTCTTTTCAAATGAGGAACGGCAGATCCTCGACTTCGTCGCCCGCGGGCGATACCTGATCGCGATCGGACCGAGCGGCACTCTGACATTTCAACTCAAAGCGAAGGGGCTGCCGCTCGAGCTGTTTGGCGGCGCGGGTTTGCAAGAGGGCGGGTCCGTGACGGCCAGCAACGGCACGGTCTCGGTCGTGAGAAATGCGCCGCACCCGAACGCGACCAAGGTTTATGTAGACTATCTGCTCTCGAAAGAAGGGCAAACGGCGTGGAGCCAGGCTTCCGGGCTGGCGAGCCTCAGGAGCGACGTTCCGCGCGATCACATTCCGGAAATTCTGCTGCCGCAGGAAGGCGTGACTTACCAGGAAACTCACCGGGAGAAGTACGTCGTGCTGCGCAAGGAAATCGTCGACTTCATCAACTCGGTCCTGCCGCCGCGCTGAAATCAGTAACAAATGGGCGCAAAAAAAGGACCTTCTGATTTTCTGTTCGGCACACCGGCTTGACGTACGTGCGAGACGAGCATAGGGCTAGAGAAAAAGTTGAAGTCCCCTTTTCTTGCCCCGGAAGGCCACGCTTAGAAGGGGTTAGACCGCGCTTACCTACTGAAACGATCATTCGGTTGATGTTGAAGTAGCAGGAAGCGATGAAATATCTTCTTCAAGTCGTCCCCGCCTTGTTTTTCTCCCTTGTGGCCATTCCAGTCCATCTGCAGGCGAACTTTTACCAAGGCAAGACGATCACGTTCATTCAATCCAGCGGGCCCGGCGGAACGGCGGACATGCGGATAAGATCGATGATGGCCTTCCTGTCGAAGTACATTCCGGGAAATCCCACTATTTCGACGGACTACATGGCAGGCGCGGGGGGTCGAAAAGCAGCCAACTACATCTTCGGGGCTCGGCCCGACGGGTTGACCATTCTCTCCGCCACTTCCGGCCTGATCCCGAGCGCCATCATGGGGGAATCCGGGGTGCTGTACGACGTCGACAGGCTGATTTATCTCGGGACGCCTTACAGCGAGTTTCACGCGCTGTTTTTTTCAAGGAAAGAGTCGGGCCTGGACACGATCGAGAAGCTGCGAGCCGCCTCGGGGCTTAGAGTCGGGGCTCAATCGGTCGGACACGCAACCTATAGGGAAGGACGGATATTTAGCTACTTGATCGGGTTGACGAAGCCGGCGTTCGTCGTGGGCTTTAGCGGGCCTGAGATCGACCTGGCGTTGGAGCGCGGCGAAGTCGACACGCGGTCGAGCTCGACAGAGTCGGTTCTACAGCGGAACTTGGACTGGGTCGAAAAGGGGCGGGTATACTTCCATTCGATCTTCGAGGTTCCCCGCGGCAATAAACATCCACGCTTCGGCCATCTTCCGGAGGTCGAGAGCTTCGCCCGATCCGACAAAGAGCGAAAACTAATGGTGCTCGTGCGGAATTTAAAGCGATCCGGAGCGCCGGTCGTGCTTCCCCCGGGAACACCCGCCGACTGTGTCCGGATTCTGCGCCAGGCGTTCCGCGCAATGTTTCAAGATCCCGCCTTCCATGAAGACTTCAAAAAGCGCGTCGGGGAAGAGCCGTCGCCTCTGGCCGCAGAGGAGTTGGAGAACATGATCCGGGAGACGCCGAGAAACCCCGAGGCCGTCGAGCTTCTGAAAAGCTTGAACGGACCCGGGCCTCTTCCTCCTCGCTGAAGTACCGCACTCACCCCGCTTCGAATTCCCGAAGTTTCTGATTCTGGGTGAAAAATCTCGCACTTGACCCGGCGCGGTTAATTGGAGTATGTGTTGCCCCGGAGTGTCTAATTTCGCCGTTAGAGAGACGCCTATGCTGGACCCGCAATCAAAAAAACTCCAAGCGGACCGATCGAACCCTCGCAGTCCAGCGGCGCGGAGGAGCCCGGCCGCTGACCGTAATATGACTGACTGGAGAATCAGATGACTACGCTCTGGATGTGGGCCGAGACAGCCTTGACCGGGGCGTTCTACGTGGCGGCAATGGTCTTTCTGATTCTTCGCTTGGCCGGAGTTTATGATTTCGCTTGGCTTATCAGCGCACGAGATTTTTCGGCAGCGGCCGGTATAGTGGCGGTCGGCCTCTCATATGTAGCTGGAAGGCTTGCTGCAGTACTTCAGGATCCTCTCTTGCGGCTTGTGCGGATCACTTCAGC
Proteins encoded in this region:
- a CDS encoding extracellular solute-binding protein, with translation MQRRYRFAGSLLIAFVFLSSAVAPGAAVNDPAWGKIVAAGKKEGKVVVFGPAGADVRDAFTQGLQKKYPEIEVDFSGMQGAQVAPKLLAELSAKQYRTDIVVAGTTTMIEGLVPVNAIVPLEPFLVGPESRDPSKWRAGKFHFSDDAGKYNLFYGTRVQVAFVYNKDTVSPGKIKSWRDLLNPEWKGKIAMLDPRRAGAGLDLSTFWYTNEKLGLGKSFMKQLFTAQEIFFSNEERQILDFVARGRYLIAIGPSGTLTFQLKAKGLPLELFGGAGLQEGGSVTASNGTVSVVRNAPHPNATKVYVDYLLSKEGQTAWSQASGLASLRSDVPRDHIPEILLPQEGVTYQETHREKYVVLRKEIVDFINSVLPPR